A window of the Bacillota bacterium genome harbors these coding sequences:
- a CDS encoding serine hydrolase domain-containing protein, whose protein sequence is MRGFPADKPQEPLNPADRFLPRGLERAFGVIQDGLATGAYPGAVAVIVGPEGIVTQRAFGRAMVVPTEREMTLDTQFDLASLTKPVATLTSLLILAGRGHIALDEPIGEFFPEWRAAGGDGDGKRSVTLQHLLTHTAGLPAWRPFYLDCRTPEEVIRATCQTPLAYEPGTRVLYSDLGFILLGEVVHRSTGLRLDGFADQEIFRPLKMLDTAFALAPGARKPAHGDSAPADDAREAPVDPARAAATEVGNLVEQGLVGAEAAAFNGWRTGTICGEANDGNCFYGLQGVAGHAGLFSTGRDLAAFSAMWLNGGVGPRGQLLSPALVKSATRDWTGHLGAPRGLGWSKPPLRVRRGDENGPFSGGDFLTPRAYGHTGFTGTSLWIDPEHRLAMILLTNRLHPRAEAGIIYCRPKFHNAVLGGLRP, encoded by the coding sequence ATGCGAGGCTTCCCCGCTGACAAGCCGCAAGAGCCGTTGAACCCAGCCGACCGGTTCCTACCCCGAGGCCTCGAACGGGCCTTCGGCGTGATTCAGGACGGACTGGCCACCGGGGCCTATCCGGGAGCGGTGGCCGTCATCGTCGGGCCCGAAGGCATCGTCACGCAACGGGCCTTCGGCCGGGCGATGGTCGTCCCGACCGAGCGGGAGATGACCCTCGACACCCAGTTCGACCTGGCCTCGCTGACCAAGCCGGTGGCCACTCTGACCTCGCTCCTCATCTTGGCGGGCCGGGGGCACATCGCCCTCGACGAGCCGATCGGGGAGTTCTTCCCGGAGTGGCGAGCGGCGGGGGGCGACGGGGACGGCAAGCGCTCGGTCACCCTCCAGCACTTGCTGACCCACACCGCCGGGCTCCCGGCCTGGCGTCCCTTCTACCTCGACTGCCGGACGCCCGAAGAGGTCATCCGGGCGACCTGCCAGACACCGTTGGCCTACGAGCCGGGGACCCGCGTCCTCTACAGCGACCTCGGCTTCATCCTCCTGGGTGAGGTCGTCCACCGGTCCACCGGCCTGCGGCTGGATGGCTTCGCCGATCAGGAGATCTTCCGGCCCTTGAAGATGCTGGATACCGCCTTCGCTCTGGCCCCTGGGGCCCGCAAGCCGGCTCACGGCGACAGTGCCCCGGCCGACGATGCCCGGGAGGCCCCGGTCGACCCCGCCCGGGCGGCCGCCACCGAGGTGGGTAATTTGGTCGAACAGGGGCTCGTCGGGGCGGAAGCGGCCGCTTTCAACGGCTGGCGGACCGGGACCATCTGCGGCGAAGCGAATGACGGCAACTGCTTCTATGGTCTGCAAGGCGTGGCCGGTCACGCCGGGCTCTTCTCCACCGGACGGGACCTGGCCGCTTTCTCCGCCATGTGGCTGAACGGCGGAGTCGGCCCACGGGGGCAACTGCTCTCGCCGGCCCTCGTCAAGTCGGCCACCCGGGACTGGACCGGCCATCTCGGTGCCCCGCGCGGCCTGGGTTGGAGCAAGCCGCCCCTGCGCGTTCGCCGGGGGGACGAGAACGGCCCCTTCTCGGGCGGCGACTTCCTGACCCCCAGGGCTTACGGGCACACCGGCTTCACCGGGACGTCCCTCTGGATCGACCCGGAGCACCGTCTGGCGATGATCCTCTTGACTAACCGTTTGCACCCCCGCGCTGAGGCTGGTATAATTTATTGTCGGCCCAAGTTCCACAACGCGGTGCTCGGAGGCTTGCGGCCCTAA
- a CDS encoding ABC transporter permease — MSVSELLASALRMSVPVLLTALGAIYSERSGIVNIGLEGMMIIGTFFGAVGGYYYGPMVGVILGMLAGMAFALIHAVATVTFKINQIVSGVALNILAAGLARFLCIQIFHMATTSPEVHQFTKWNIPGLDRIEVLKPLVTGISPLLVVALLAVPFTHYVLNRTVFGLRLRSCGENPLAADTLGVNVYLMRYLGTAIGGAFAGLAGSFLAIEHTGMYIEGMTQGKGFIALAAMIFGNWSALGSMWAAFLFGFAESVSFRVVSSKIPYQFIKMIPYLLTLAVLAGVVGRAQAPAQEGEPYERGGA; from the coding sequence ATGAGCGTCAGCGAACTTCTGGCCTCCGCTCTGCGGATGAGCGTCCCGGTCCTCCTGACCGCTCTGGGGGCCATCTACTCCGAACGATCGGGGATCGTCAACATCGGCCTCGAAGGGATGATGATCATCGGCACCTTCTTCGGTGCCGTCGGGGGCTACTATTACGGCCCGATGGTCGGGGTCATCCTGGGGATGCTGGCCGGGATGGCCTTCGCCCTCATCCACGCGGTGGCCACGGTGACCTTCAAGATCAACCAGATCGTCAGCGGCGTGGCCCTCAACATCCTCGCCGCGGGTCTGGCCCGGTTCCTCTGCATCCAGATCTTCCACATGGCGACGACCTCCCCGGAGGTCCACCAGTTCACCAAGTGGAACATCCCCGGCCTTGACCGGATCGAGGTCCTCAAGCCGCTGGTGACGGGGATCTCGCCGTTGCTCGTCGTGGCCCTGCTGGCTGTCCCCTTCACCCACTACGTCCTCAACCGGACGGTCTTTGGACTGCGCCTGAGGTCATGCGGCGAGAACCCGCTGGCCGCCGATACCCTCGGGGTCAACGTCTACCTGATGCGCTATCTCGGCACGGCGATCGGTGGCGCCTTCGCCGGCTTGGCCGGGAGTTTCCTGGCCATCGAGCACACCGGGATGTACATCGAGGGGATGACCCAGGGCAAGGGCTTCATCGCCCTGGCGGCGATGATCTTCGGCAACTGGAGCGCCCTCGGCTCGATGTGGGCCGCTTTCCTCTTCGGCTTCGCCGAGTCGGTCAGCTTTCGGGTCGTCTCCAGCAAGATCCCCTATCAGTTCATCAAGATGATCCCCTACCTGCTGACCCTGGCCGTGCTGGCCGGCGTGGTCGGGCGGGCGCAGGCCCCCGCGCAGGAGGGCGAGCCCTACGAGCGCGGAGGGGCATGA
- a CDS encoding ABC transporter permease, translating to MSQTTPGANEPKPAGSRRRRLTPLPLDKQSRRFMWLQIATPFLAILFASLIGSLIMLAIGKDPLNVYARMFSFSFGRADSIATILFRATPLIFAGLASAIAFKINVFNIGVEGQYLMGAMMASIVGFTVKGLPAYIHLPLVIVAAMLGGALWALLPAYLKVKRGVHEVISTIMLNYVAASLLHFFIANVFMDKSQVVGQGGMGSPRMRMPLIEASARMPTLHSFFAHLGVNFPPHVYVNWFLFIGIALAAVLFYVIWRTPFGYEIRAVAQNPTAAEAAGINSKRQIFRTFLISGAIAGLVGLSDLLGFFGYMDIDFPRGRGFDGIAVALLGKNDPFGVILGALLFGFLSRGSEGVLVFSGVPAEVITIIQGVMILSIVVAYEIVTRYIRVQKKKEAIGA from the coding sequence ATGAGCCAGACCACACCGGGCGCCAACGAGCCCAAGCCGGCCGGGTCGCGGCGCCGGCGCCTCACCCCGTTGCCCCTGGACAAGCAATCGCGGCGGTTCATGTGGTTGCAGATCGCCACGCCTTTCCTGGCCATCCTCTTCGCTTCGCTCATCGGCTCCCTGATCATGCTGGCCATCGGCAAGGACCCGCTGAACGTCTACGCCAGGATGTTCAGTTTCAGCTTCGGGCGAGCCGACAGTATCGCCACCATCCTCTTCCGGGCGACCCCGCTGATCTTCGCCGGGCTGGCCAGCGCCATCGCCTTCAAGATCAACGTCTTCAACATCGGTGTCGAGGGCCAGTACCTGATGGGGGCGATGATGGCCTCGATCGTCGGGTTCACCGTCAAGGGCCTGCCGGCTTACATCCACTTGCCGCTGGTCATTGTCGCGGCGATGCTCGGCGGAGCCCTCTGGGCCCTCCTCCCGGCCTACCTGAAGGTCAAGCGCGGGGTCCACGAAGTGATCAGCACGATCATGCTGAACTACGTGGCCGCCTCTCTCCTCCACTTCTTCATCGCCAACGTCTTCATGGACAAGAGTCAAGTCGTCGGACAGGGTGGGATGGGCAGCCCGCGGATGCGGATGCCCCTCATCGAGGCCTCGGCCCGCATGCCGACGCTACATAGTTTCTTCGCCCACCTGGGGGTCAACTTCCCGCCTCACGTCTACGTGAACTGGTTCCTCTTCATCGGCATCGCCCTGGCCGCGGTCCTTTTCTACGTCATCTGGCGGACGCCGTTCGGCTATGAGATCCGAGCGGTGGCCCAGAATCCGACGGCGGCGGAGGCCGCCGGGATCAACTCAAAGCGCCAGATCTTCCGGACCTTCCTGATCAGCGGGGCCATCGCCGGGCTGGTCGGCTTATCCGATCTCCTCGGGTTCTTCGGCTACATGGACATCGACTTCCCGAGGGGGCGCGGGTTTGATGGCATCGCCGTCGCCCTGCTCGGCAAGAACGACCCCTTCGGGGTCATCCTGGGCGCGCTCCTCTTCGGCTTCCTGAGCCGGGGGTCCGAGGGTGTCCTGGTCTTCTCCGGCGTGCCGGCTGAAGTGATCACGATCATCCAGGGCGTGATGATCCTGTCCATCGTCGTCGCCTACGAAATCGTGACCCGCTACATCCGGGTCCAGAAGAAGAAGGAGGCCATCGGAGCATGA
- a CDS encoding ABC transporter ATP-binding protein translates to MTPTTGAEIVRLEGVTKRFPGVLANDRVDLTVNTGEIHAIVGENGAGKSTLMKILYGLYRPDAGAIHLRGQKASIDTPGRAVALGIGMVHQHFMLIPAFTVAENIVLGHEPTRAWLNFGRIQADIAELCKKYGFALDPGAFVSTLSVGEQQRVEILKVLYRGAEILILDEPTAVLVPQEVEELFANLKALKASGKTIIFISHKLDEVIEIADRVSVLRQGRMVGTVEAATTDKRTLAEMMVGRPVLFNLTKPQVAEGDVLLEADGLTVPGRGARPLVNRASFKVRGGQIYGIAGVEGNGQTELIEAIMGLRKLSAGAVRVAGQAATGLSPAELRQRGLAFIPEDRQKRGLVLPMTIWENLILGFQRNPTFSKPSGLKFAAIMSHSEELRKRFDIRLSNLGNPALALSGGNQQKVILAREFAHDPKVIIASQPTRGLDIGATEFVHQQILAAKGAGKAVLLVSADLEEVMSLADRIGVIYNGQIVTEIPADQATPQELGFYMTGGKRQAGEGATA, encoded by the coding sequence GTGACCCCCACCACCGGGGCTGAGATCGTCAGGCTTGAGGGAGTCACCAAGCGGTTTCCCGGCGTGCTGGCCAACGATCGGGTGGACCTGACCGTCAACACCGGCGAGATCCACGCCATCGTCGGCGAGAACGGCGCCGGCAAGAGCACCCTGATGAAGATCCTCTACGGCCTCTACCGGCCGGACGCGGGGGCAATCCACTTGCGCGGGCAGAAGGCGTCCATCGACACCCCCGGTCGGGCGGTGGCCCTCGGCATCGGCATGGTCCACCAGCACTTCATGCTCATCCCGGCTTTCACCGTCGCCGAGAACATCGTCCTCGGCCACGAGCCGACCCGAGCCTGGCTAAACTTCGGGCGGATCCAGGCGGACATCGCCGAGCTCTGCAAGAAGTACGGCTTCGCCCTGGACCCGGGGGCCTTCGTCTCGACCCTCTCCGTCGGCGAGCAGCAGCGGGTGGAGATCCTGAAGGTCCTCTATCGCGGGGCCGAAATCCTCATCCTCGACGAACCCACGGCCGTCCTCGTCCCCCAGGAGGTCGAGGAGTTGTTCGCCAACCTGAAGGCCCTGAAGGCGTCCGGCAAGACGATCATCTTCATCAGCCACAAGCTGGATGAGGTGATCGAGATCGCCGACCGGGTCAGCGTCCTTCGGCAGGGACGGATGGTCGGGACGGTCGAGGCGGCGACCACCGACAAGCGGACCCTGGCCGAGATGATGGTCGGCCGGCCGGTCCTCTTCAACCTGACCAAGCCCCAGGTCGCGGAGGGCGACGTCCTCCTCGAGGCGGACGGGCTGACGGTCCCCGGGCGCGGCGCCCGGCCGTTGGTCAACAGGGCCTCGTTCAAGGTCCGAGGGGGCCAGATCTACGGCATCGCCGGGGTCGAGGGCAACGGGCAGACCGAACTGATCGAGGCCATCATGGGCCTCCGCAAGCTCAGCGCGGGGGCGGTCCGGGTGGCGGGGCAAGCGGCCACCGGCCTCTCTCCGGCCGAACTCCGCCAGAGGGGACTGGCCTTCATCCCGGAGGACCGCCAAAAGCGCGGGCTGGTCCTGCCGATGACCATCTGGGAGAACCTGATCCTGGGCTTCCAGCGTAACCCGACCTTCTCCAAACCGAGCGGCCTGAAGTTCGCGGCCATCATGAGCCACTCCGAGGAGCTCAGGAAGCGCTTCGATATCCGCCTGTCCAACCTGGGTAACCCGGCCCTGGCCCTCTCCGGCGGGAACCAGCAGAAGGTCATCCTGGCCCGGGAGTTCGCCCACGACCCGAAGGTGATCATCGCCTCGCAGCCCACGCGGGGGCTGGACATCGGGGCCACCGAATTCGTCCATCAGCAGATCCTAGCGGCCAAGGGGGCCGGGAAAGCCGTCCTGCTGGTCTCGGCCGACCTCGAAGAGGTGATGTCCCTGGCCGACAGGATCGGCGTCATCTACAACGGCCAGATCGTCACCGAGATCCCGGCCGACCAGGCCACGCCTCAGGAGCTGGGGTTCTACATGACCGGCGGCAAGCGTCAGGCCGGAGAGGGGGCGACCGCATGA
- a CDS encoding BMP family ABC transporter substrate-binding protein, translating to MRTRKLLALILVASLALTIVLAAGCKKALEPPKRPDVRIGLVFDVGGRGDKSFNDSAFAGFERAIKEFDPAAKQDGTTWTGKYEWKYLEPSAGGENREQLLRTLAEDKYTLEIGVGFLFTDALSAVAKNFPGTKFGLVDGFVDKLDDKSNIVCLGFKEHEGSFLVGAAAAKLSKTGIIGFVGGMKMPLIEKFEAGYYAGAKYVNPKINVLSAYIGTTGDAFKDPTKGKELALGQYQKKADVVYHASGASGMGVFQAAAAQKKLAIGVDSDQYLSVSADLQPYVVTSMIKRVDVSVYETVKAVINNAYKGGYATFGLANNGVGYADNPGVQAIKADLDAIAKKVASGEIKVPETMKDAKTFADGLKK from the coding sequence ATGAGGACTAGAAAGCTCCTGGCACTCATCCTCGTTGCCAGCTTAGCACTAACTATCGTCCTGGCGGCGGGCTGCAAGAAGGCCCTTGAGCCGCCCAAGCGCCCGGACGTCCGCATCGGTCTGGTCTTCGACGTCGGCGGTCGCGGTGACAAGTCCTTCAACGACTCGGCTTTCGCCGGCTTCGAGCGGGCCATCAAGGAGTTCGACCCGGCCGCCAAGCAGGACGGCACCACCTGGACCGGCAAGTACGAGTGGAAGTACCTCGAGCCGTCGGCCGGCGGTGAGAACCGCGAACAGCTCCTCCGGACCCTCGCCGAGGACAAGTACACCTTAGAGATCGGGGTCGGCTTCCTCTTCACCGACGCCCTGTCCGCGGTGGCCAAGAACTTCCCCGGTACCAAGTTCGGCCTCGTCGACGGGTTTGTTGACAAGCTCGACGACAAATCCAACATTGTCTGCCTCGGCTTCAAGGAACATGAAGGGTCCTTCCTCGTCGGCGCCGCCGCCGCCAAGCTGTCCAAGACGGGCATCATCGGCTTCGTCGGCGGGATGAAGATGCCCCTGATCGAGAAGTTCGAGGCCGGTTACTACGCCGGCGCCAAGTACGTCAACCCGAAGATCAACGTCCTGTCGGCCTACATCGGGACCACCGGCGACGCCTTCAAGGATCCGACCAAGGGCAAGGAGCTCGCCCTCGGCCAGTACCAGAAGAAGGCCGACGTCGTTTACCACGCTTCGGGCGCTTCGGGCATGGGCGTCTTCCAGGCCGCCGCGGCCCAGAAGAAGCTGGCCATCGGGGTTGACTCCGACCAGTACCTGAGCGTCTCCGCCGACCTCCAGCCGTACGTCGTCACCAGCATGATCAAGCGGGTCGACGTCTCCGTCTATGAGACCGTCAAGGCCGTCATCAACAACGCCTACAAGGGCGGCTACGCCACCTTCGGCCTGGCCAACAACGGCGTCGGCTACGCCGACAACCCGGGCGTGCAGGCCATCAAGGCCGACCTCGACGCCATCGCCAAGAAGGTTGCCAGCGGCGAGATCAAGGTCCCCGAGACGATGAAGGACGCCAAGACCTTCGCCGACGGCCTCAAGAAGTAA
- a CDS encoding lactate utilization protein, which translates to MTKDITADLLGAVPAAYARARAEQAVKALKKNGFEATYVATPEEAVAKVLALIPDGASVGVAGSMTARQLGLPERLADGGHRVVHHWLPGLSAEEARRIHLEEASSDIFITSSNAVTLDGKLVNTDGGGNRTAAMIFGPRRTIIIAGYNKLVDDVGGALKRIKEVAAPMNAIRLHLKTPCAVTGRCTDCSSPDRICAVTTIHERRPARSSYSVILVGAELGY; encoded by the coding sequence ATGACCAAGGATATCACCGCCGACCTCCTCGGCGCCGTCCCGGCCGCCTACGCCCGAGCCCGTGCGGAGCAGGCCGTCAAGGCTCTGAAGAAGAACGGTTTCGAAGCGACCTACGTGGCCACCCCGGAAGAGGCCGTGGCCAAGGTCCTCGCGCTGATCCCCGACGGTGCCTCGGTCGGCGTCGCCGGCTCGATGACCGCCCGACAACTGGGCCTCCCCGAACGGCTCGCGGACGGCGGACACCGGGTGGTCCACCACTGGCTCCCCGGCCTTTCCGCGGAGGAGGCCCGCCGCATCCATCTCGAAGAGGCCTCCAGCGACATCTTCATCACCAGCTCCAACGCGGTCACCCTGGACGGCAAGCTGGTCAACACGGACGGCGGCGGCAACCGGACCGCGGCGATGATCTTCGGCCCCCGCCGGACCATCATCATCGCCGGCTACAACAAGCTGGTCGATGACGTTGGCGGGGCCCTCAAGAGGATCAAGGAAGTGGCCGCACCGATGAACGCCATCCGCCTTCACCTCAAGACCCCCTGTGCCGTGACCGGCCGCTGCACCGACTGCTCCTCCCCGGACAGGATCTGCGCGGTCACGACGATCCATGAAAGGCGGCCGGCGAGGTCCAGCTATAGCGTCATCCTGGTGGGAGCTGAACTGGGATATTGA
- a CDS encoding TIGR04076 family protein — translation MYDLRIVVEEVRGFCDLPMRPGDYIEVKGGRICIPDGGFFCLWALQALMPMIPVKQRRVVEDNDWLPDTSRMVCPDPDGQVIFRFERVAADEAPGANGGGNTLGNGGPTAPKTAPRREPPKRLLVDEQACSGCRSCELACSYAHEQVFSGEMARVVVTKAEAAGIDRPTVCRQCGAARCVQACPEGALSRDPGTHAILVDGRRCTGCGDCAEACPFGAVRLSPAGGRALICDLCGGSPACVAECATGALTYGRAGARVAAGGGRR, via the coding sequence ATGTACGACCTCAGGATCGTCGTTGAAGAGGTCCGCGGTTTCTGTGACCTGCCGATGCGCCCCGGCGACTACATCGAAGTCAAGGGCGGCCGGATCTGCATCCCGGATGGTGGGTTCTTCTGCCTCTGGGCTTTGCAGGCCCTGATGCCGATGATTCCCGTCAAACAGCGGCGGGTGGTCGAAGACAATGATTGGCTGCCGGATACGAGCCGGATGGTCTGTCCGGACCCAGACGGCCAGGTCATCTTCAGGTTCGAGCGGGTGGCGGCCGATGAAGCGCCGGGCGCGAATGGGGGCGGGAACACGCTCGGGAACGGCGGCCCGACCGCGCCCAAGACCGCGCCCCGCCGCGAGCCGCCGAAGCGCCTGCTGGTCGACGAGCAGGCCTGTTCCGGCTGCCGTTCCTGCGAGTTGGCCTGCAGCTATGCCCATGAGCAAGTCTTCAGCGGCGAGATGGCCCGGGTCGTCGTGACCAAGGCCGAGGCCGCCGGGATCGATCGGCCGACCGTCTGCCGGCAATGCGGGGCCGCCCGCTGCGTCCAAGCTTGCCCAGAGGGCGCCCTGTCGCGGGACCCCGGGACTCACGCCATCCTCGTCGACGGCCGTCGCTGCACTGGTTGCGGCGACTGCGCCGAGGCGTGCCCCTTCGGCGCCGTCAGGCTCTCGCCGGCCGGCGGCCGGGCCTTGATCTGCGACCTCTGCGGCGGGTCTCCGGCCTGCGTCGCCGAGTGCGCCACGGGAGCCCTGACCTACGGCCGGGCCGGTGCCCGGGTCGCGGCCGGGGGTGGCCGAAGATGA
- a CDS encoding aldehyde ferredoxin oxidoreductase family protein, translated as MSGSSHGYAGRILRIDLDRRVWRAEPLDHGAARRFIGGRGFNVATLYAEVAPHTPGLDPQNRLCFGVGPLVGTLFSGASRFNVSAMSPQTGILGDSNAGGFFGPELKFAGWDQVILEGRADSLIYLLVTEDGVQFRPADHLRGLDVWATDEAVRHELDDDRAQVAVAGPAAEKGVKFAGIFTNLVRAAARTGMGTVMAAKNVKAMAVRGRRPVTVADPTRFMDLVRTLNQEIKDHDQYQPRIALGTTRLLGSLNEMGALCVRHYQVGRFEAASEVSGETLAGRYRVKGKSCFACNIPCSRFFRVGDGSFAGLASEGPEFEGLAGFTSKLGQTDLALGLAAIDKCNRYGLDVIGTAEVIAWAMELRQRGLMSDREADGLELTWGNGPTILALIDKIAVREGFGDVLADGVLAAARKVGRGSESLAMQVKGLEFFQADPRGLKGYALGLAVASRGGDHLRSEPSFEFSEDAPAGQRRFGAAESAFRLEHKGKGRLVKHFEELCALADCLEACKNTIVNMEVLPFDRAAEILRAATGLDFDGNQVQQACERLINLERLYNAREGLSRADDRLPERFLKEPLPAGSGPSTGSVVELEPMLDEYYSARGWDLATGLPAPEKLAELGLGEEARQVELKRTGRGRIGR; from the coding sequence ATGAGCGGATCGAGCCACGGGTACGCCGGCCGCATCCTTCGCATCGACCTGGACCGCCGGGTCTGGCGGGCCGAGCCGCTTGACCACGGCGCCGCCCGGCGTTTCATCGGCGGGCGGGGGTTCAACGTCGCCACGCTTTACGCCGAGGTGGCCCCGCACACGCCGGGGCTCGACCCGCAAAACCGGCTCTGCTTCGGAGTCGGACCGCTGGTCGGGACCCTTTTCTCCGGGGCCTCCCGGTTCAACGTCAGCGCCATGTCCCCCCAGACGGGCATCCTCGGGGATTCCAACGCCGGCGGCTTCTTCGGCCCCGAGCTGAAGTTCGCCGGCTGGGACCAGGTCATCCTGGAAGGCCGGGCCGACTCTCTCATTTACCTGCTGGTGACCGAGGACGGGGTCCAGTTCCGGCCGGCCGACCATTTGCGCGGCCTGGATGTCTGGGCCACCGACGAGGCCGTCCGCCATGAGCTGGACGACGACCGCGCCCAGGTCGCCGTGGCCGGTCCGGCCGCGGAGAAGGGGGTCAAGTTCGCCGGGATCTTCACCAATCTCGTGCGGGCGGCCGCCCGAACGGGGATGGGCACGGTCATGGCGGCCAAGAACGTGAAGGCCATGGCCGTCCGCGGCCGACGGCCGGTCACGGTGGCCGACCCGACCCGGTTCATGGACCTCGTCCGGACTCTGAACCAGGAGATCAAAGACCACGACCAGTATCAACCCCGCATCGCCCTGGGGACCACGCGGCTCCTGGGCTCGCTGAACGAGATGGGCGCCCTGTGCGTCAGGCACTACCAAGTCGGGCGGTTCGAAGCCGCGTCCGAGGTCTCCGGGGAGACCCTGGCCGGCCGCTACCGGGTCAAGGGAAAGAGCTGCTTCGCCTGCAACATCCCGTGCAGCCGATTCTTCCGCGTGGGCGACGGCAGCTTCGCCGGCCTGGCCAGCGAGGGCCCGGAGTTCGAGGGGCTGGCCGGCTTCACCTCCAAGCTCGGTCAGACCGACCTGGCCCTAGGCCTGGCGGCCATCGACAAGTGCAATCGTTACGGCCTGGACGTCATCGGCACGGCCGAGGTCATCGCCTGGGCCATGGAGCTGAGGCAGCGCGGCCTGATGAGCGACCGCGAGGCCGACGGCCTCGAACTGACCTGGGGGAATGGCCCGACCATTCTGGCCCTGATCGACAAGATCGCCGTTCGGGAAGGCTTCGGCGACGTCCTCGCCGACGGTGTCCTGGCGGCGGCCCGGAAGGTCGGGCGGGGCAGCGAGTCTCTGGCCATGCAAGTCAAGGGGCTGGAATTCTTCCAGGCCGATCCGCGCGGGCTCAAGGGCTACGCCCTCGGCCTGGCCGTCGCCAGCCGGGGCGGGGACCACCTGCGCTCGGAGCCGTCCTTCGAATTCAGCGAGGATGCCCCGGCCGGTCAGCGGCGCTTCGGCGCCGCCGAGTCGGCCTTCCGCCTGGAGCACAAGGGCAAGGGCCGGCTGGTCAAGCATTTCGAGGAACTGTGCGCCCTGGCCGACTGCCTGGAGGCATGCAAGAACACCATCGTCAACATGGAGGTCCTGCCCTTCGACCGGGCGGCCGAAATCCTGCGGGCGGCCACCGGCCTGGACTTCGACGGCAACCAGGTCCAGCAGGCCTGCGAGCGCCTGATCAACCTGGAACGCCTCTACAATGCCAGGGAGGGTCTGAGCAGAGCCGATGACCGTCTTCCCGAACGCTTCCTGAAGGAGCCCCTGCCCGCCGGAAGCGGGCCCTCCACCGGCAGCGTCGTTGAGTTGGAGCCGATGCTCGACGAGTATTACTCGGCCCGCGGCTGGGATCTGGCGACCGGCCTGCCTGCCCCGGAGAAGCTCGCCGAACTCGGGCTCGGCGAAGAAGCCCGCCAGGTCGAGCTGAAGCGGACAGGCCGCGGACGAATCGGCCGCTGA